The Acidobacteriota bacterium genomic sequence AAAGAGACCGGAGTTCGAGCGGCCGCCTTCCGCGCTGATCATACCAATCCGAACGCCCTCGTGCCAAGGAGATCATGCGCCCGATTTTTCATCATGCTGAAAAATCTTTTTGACTTCTAACGGAGTATCTTTGTGGTGAATGAAGCCCGTCCTACTTCCCCGGCACCAACGGCACGAACCGCACCGGCATCAGGTTCTCGGTGCGAGTGCGGCCGTCCGGTTCCCGGGTGACGCGGAGCAGGTACTGGATGGCGGAGGTTCCCCCCACGGGGATGATCATCACCCCGCCCGGCTTGAGCTGCTCCACCAGCCGTGGCGGCACCTGCGGCGCAGCCGCCGTAACCACGATGGCGTCAAACGGCGCCGCCTCGGGCCAGCCGCCGTAGCCGTCGCCGATGCGGCATTGCACATTGGGGCAGGGGAGCGCCGCAAGCAGCGCCGCAGCTTTCTGCCCGAGCTCGGGCAGCAGCTCGATGGTATACACCTCCGCCACCAGCCCCGCCAGCACCGCGGCCTGGTAACCGGAGCCGGTGCCCACCTCCAGCACCTTGTGCTCGGGCCGGGGGCGGATCGCCTCGGTCATGAAGGCGACGATGTACGGCTGTGAGATGGTCTGTCCGCTGCCGATGGGGAGCGGCCCGTCCTCGTAGGCGGCGGCGGTGTAGGGCTCAGGGACGAAGCGGTGGCGGGGCACGGCGAGCATGGCGGCGAGCACCCGCGCGTCGCAGACGCCGCGGGCGCGGATCTGCTCATCCACCATGCGGCGCCGCAGCGCCGCGAAGCCGTCGTCGTCGGGCGGCTCCGGCGGTGTGGCGGGAGCGCCGTTGGGCCCGGCGGCGCCGGGCGCCCGGCAGGCGAGCAGGACGGCCAGCCCGGCCCCCGCGACCAGCAGGGTCCACAGCAGGAGGTACTTCATGGCGGATCTCCTCGGCGGCCTGTTGCCTCTATTGTAATGTGCCGTCCGCCGGGGCGCAATCAGGAGGAGGAACGGTGACCAGTGAACAGTGAAGAGACAGGAGGTAAGAGAATCGAACGCCTTCGTGCTCGTAGTTCGTCATTGTCATCGAGGCGCGAGGTTCGAGCCTCGGATCTTGTACACAACCCGCGAGCCCGTAGACGCATCCACGACCGAACCCCCTCCCGTCCGGTGTGTTTCTTGTCATCGAACAGAACGCGTTTGGGCAATAATGGACATCGCGCGTTAGTTTATGGAGGTGTTCCATGATCCGTCATCTGGCTTCGATCGGGGTTCTGGCGGCATTGGCGGTGGCTGTCACGGCCTTGGCGATGGTTTCGCCCGGCGGTCCGACGGCGGGCGCAGCGTCTGGCGGCATTCACGTTCCGGCGGCATCGGCGGACGACGGCGTGACCGTGAACCCGGCGGGGGCGGACGGCAGCGAGAAGGTCTCGCTGGGCGCGAAAACCGCCATTATCCCCACGCCGGTGTGGGTGATCGGATCGTATGACAAGGAGGGAAAACCCAACCTGATGACGGCCGCGTGGGTGGGAATCTGCGCCTCGACCCCGCCATCTGTCATGGTCTGTCTGCGGGAAGCCACCTACTCGCACGGCAACATCATGGGCCGGAAGGCATTCACAGTGAACATCGCCTCGGAGTCGCTGGCCCGACACGCCGCATACGTCGGCCGCGTCTCCGGGAAGAGTCAGGACAAGTTTCTGAAGACGGGCCTGACGCCGGTGAAAAGCACGCGGGTGGATGCCCCGTTCGTCAAGGAGTTTCCCCTGGTCGTGGAATGCAAGGTCATCCGGACGGTGGAGGTGGGCTCGCACACCATGTTCATCGGAGAAATCGTGGACGTGAAAGCGGCCCCGTCCATTCTCAGCGTGGAGGGCGTTCCCGATATGGGTAAACTGAAGCCGTTCGTTTTCTCTCCCGGCAGTTCCCAATTCTATGGAATCGGGCCGAGTCTGGGCCGCGTGTCGGAATTGGCCAAGGAAGAAGAAAAATAGCCGTCCCTGATCTCTCCATGATCAGAAAATCTCGAAGGAACCTTCGGCCACTTTCTGGCCGGCCACGTGGAGTTCCACCCGGTAGACGCCGGGCGCCCAGGTGCCGGGCTCGAGCCCGCCGCAGCCCGCGTAATGGGACGAGCTGGTCCACGGCGATTGGATGAAATAATTCTGCACCTGCCGATTGAGGAGCGAACCGTCCGGCCGGTAGAGAAGCGACTCCACCGAGAAGTCGATCCGGCGACCCGGGTCGGGATAGGCGAGGTTGATCTCCCACCAGACCAGCCGAGTCGTGGACCGGGGGAACCGCGTGGCGTGGATCCGCTGCTCCGGCGGGGCCGCGTCGATCCCGCTCTCGTGGAACTTCACGTTGGTCACTGTGGCTTGCAGCGACGGGATCCCGGCCGCCGGTCCGGACGGCGGCCGCTCGAGCCCCTGCAGGATCCGGGCGGCCTGGTCGAGGTCGACGGGCTCCATCGGGCGATCGGCGCCGAAGATGCCCGCCGCGTCTGAGGCGTCCGCCGTGCCCGAGTCGTCCGCCGTGTCCGTGGCATCCGCCACGCGTTGCGGCTCCTCACGGTCTGCATTATCCCAGGACACGTACCGGATGTTCTCCCAGACCCGCTCCAGTTGGGCGGGATCGAAGGCCGCCGTGACGGCCGGCTGGGCGGGCGCGCAGGTGGCCACCTGGCCGGACCGGAGGTCCATCCGGGCGTCCCCCCGGCCGGCGTGCAGCACCGGCTTCCCCTCGAGCACGAAGAATTTCAACCGGGCGTCCGCCTCCGGCTGGACGTACACCTCCGACTCCAGCTCCAGGTACTGGATGTCGCTGAGCACCGTGTCGCCGGCGTGCCAGGAGAACACGCCATACTTCTTGGCGTTGGCCATGGCCGGGCCCACGCCCGGGATCCGGCGCAGCACCCACTCCACCGGGTTGGGATATTTGTGCACTTTGTTGAATGCATCTCTCGACGAGCCGTCGAAGGTCTCGTTGGGGACCTGGGTGAAGAGGATCCCGTAATCACGCAGCGTCCGGCCCCAGCGGTTGGTGATCTCGCCCGAGAGGCCCCGCGTGGCTCCCACCGTGAACTGCCCACCGCCCACCGTGTACAGACCGGGCCGGTAGAATGCCCGACCCCGCACCCCGCCCTCCCACTCCAGGTCGACGCTGGAAAGAATTGGCCACCGGGTGTCGCCGCCCGCCGTCCGGGTGACCCGCTGACCGGTGTCGGCCAGCACCACCCGGTCGCCGTCATACAGCCAGGCCGAGTGGATGGCTTCGGCGTCGGCGCTCCGGTCCGCTGCAGGGGCGGTGCTGTCCCGCACGAACAGGTCGCCGTCTTTCCGGGCGACGTCCTGTTTTCGGATGACGAAGACTTTTCCCGACACACCCTTGATTTCGGCCGCCGGCTTCGGCACGTCCACCTCGATCCGGAAGCGGTCTTCGTAGGCCAGCGCGCGGTTGGAAGGCATGTGGAACCGGCGGTCCAGCAGGTCCACCCGGAGGGTGATCGGGCCGGTTTGTTCGGTGGTCAGCACGCGCTCCACCCGGATTTCGCGCTCGGACACCACAAAGGAAGCGTCGCCGGGCTCCGAATCGACGACCTGGTCGCCCAGGCGCACGGCAACCAGCACGTCGCCGGGCCGAGGATTTCCCATGGCCTGCGGATACCGGATGTAGGCGATGACTGGGAGCGCGGCGCGGGTTCGGGAGAGATGCTGCAGCCGGACCCGGGCGCTGTGGATCCGGGGCGGGTCCGGGCTGGCTGCCGGCTGGATCAGCCCGAAGATGGTCTCGGCGACACTCCGGGCCGTCCGGCCGGCGGTGCCGTCGTCCACCACGGATTCGTCCAGGCGGTTGTACACGCTCACTCTCAGCAGCCACCCGCCTCCGACCGCGTTGACCTCATAGGCGGGCCGGCCTTTGGGTGTCCCGTCCCGCCGAATGATTTCAAAGTGCTTGTGCAGGGTGCTCCGGCTGCCGACCCCGAAGTTCTCGTGGATGATCTCCAGCCGCTGTTGCTGAATATTGCGGACCTTTTGGTCATACTCTTTTTCCGCCTCGTCGGCGGCATTGAATTTTTTCAAGTCGATATACACGTGGGGGATGTTGGTGCCGCCGTACCGGGCCAACGCCTGGCTGGCGTATGTGTATCCCCGGGTAAAGCTCATGGCCGGCGTGACGCCCACGTGAGGATCCTTGGGGGTCCAACCGGCCAGTTGGCGGTCGGTCTGAATCGCCCGCTGGACGATCTCGGCCGGGTCGCCCTGGCCGGCGATAAAAACCGCGCAGGCGACCAGCCCGACGAAGACCAAGGTCGTCCGTCTTGCGTATGCCGCCAAGCCTTTTTTCCGCCTCCGGCTTCTGGTCGGAATCATCATGCCGCCTCCCGGGATCCGTGTTCTGTCATCCCCGCCGGTCATTCCGCCGTCCGCATCCACGCACGTTGTTCCCGACAGCGCATGCAAGAGCGTGTTTCCGTTGGTTCGCGGGTTGAACCGCGTCGGCGACCGTAGCGGACCCATTCCGCCTGATGAATATATTTCGATTGTATTGTTCAGATTTGGATTGTCAAGGTTGGCTGCCACTCGTGGCTGAATGATCCAGTCGGCGGCAAACCGGATCGACCGTCCGCGGTCCCACCCGGCGGTGGACGCCGCCGCCTGTTTCCCGCTATACTGCACCGGCCGTGGAACCGGAGGAGCCGCCGTGCTGACACCCGAACTGCGCCGCATCTTCACCGCCTGGGGCTACCCTGTGGACGAGGCGGCGGTGGGTCGCTTCCTGACCGGCTTCGCCGACCCGGCCGCGGTGGCCCGGGAGATGGTTGCGTTCGCGCGCGCCGGCGCCGCCGGAGAACTGGGCATCCCATTCAACTCGACCGAATTCCTGTCCGACACCTTTCAGGCGCGCCATCTGCCTCTGCTCACCGACCTCGCCGGCGGGGCGCTGCTCCGCTTCCCGCCCGGCGCATCCGTCTGGGCGGTGGCGGCCCGGGTGGCGCCCACGCTCGTGGCGGCGCAACTGAACGCCGTCTTCCCCGGCTTGGCCGATGTGCTGCCGCAGCTCTGTCCGTCGCTGCGGGCGCCGGTGAACCTCGCCGAGACGGTGGCCGATGTAGCTTGGGAGGACGTCAAGACCGGCGTGATGGGCGCCACCACCGGCGCGTTCCACGTCCGCTTGGGCGGAGCGGTGGCCGGGCAGCGCCTGGTCCTCAAGCAGATGGACATGGCGGTGGAACGAGTGCTGGCGGCGATGGTGACCGGCGTGTTCGGCTTGGCGTCCGTGGAGATTCTCTGGACCGGACCCGCTTGGTCCGCCATGCGTCCCGTGGCCGGCCGATCTCTGCGCGACATCTCGGGCAACCCCCTCACCGAGCTGCGGCGGAAGTGCTGGCACCCGGCGGCGGTGGCGCGCGTGGCCGAGGAGCTGGGCCGGGAGTCGGCGCTGGCGTGGACGTGTCGCTTGTTCGGCCGGCACAGCGGTAACCTCATCGCCACCAACCCCGCCGATCTCGCGGACGGTGGCTACGTTCGGATCGACTTCGGCCAGTCGCTGCTGCCGTCGCGCAACCGTTACCTCGAGGCGGTGATGCCGCTCTGGCACCTGCGACGCTTTTTCCCCGCCGAGGGGACCGGCGGCTACGAGGAACCGCCGGTGGTCGCCGCCGTTGCACGCGGGTTTACGAAGATCACCGCCGCCGCCCGCCGTGCTCGCGCCGCCGTCGCGCGGCACCTGAGGGCGGCGGTGGGTCTGCCGCTGCCGGAGATGGCGGGTGAGGCGGCGGATCCCCGTGTCGAGGCGGCGCACGTGGATGCGGTGGTAGCGGACCTGGCGGCGGGGCCGGAGCCGGTGGCGGCGTTCAACGAACTGTACCACCGGTTCTACCAGGGCTTCTGGCAGGTCCACGGCTGGCAGGAGTACCGCCCGCCCGCCGACCACCGCCAGGAGCTGAGCGCGGACGAGTTTCACGGATTGCTGCCAGAGCGCGATTGGATCGAAGCGCAAGGGGGAAAGGGTGAATAGGTGCTCTCTGTTCGTAAATTGTAATCGAAATTCGTATTCGTAATCGTAATCAAGGCTCGAAACTCGGGGCGCGTTTACGACTGACGGACACGGGGGATTGGATTTGGGTTCTGAGTCCTGGATCCTAAAATCCAGATCCGAGCTCCCATTCGCCGCAAGTTCAGGCTGATTGACGCATATGGTTGTTGTTTTCTAGAAAAAAAGGCGAATAATTTGTCTATGATAGCTGAAGGATCGGATCTGATCCAGGCCGCCAGGTTCTCGCCGGACGGGCGGCGCGTGCTCACCGGCAGCGTGAACGGCGTGCTGGCGGAGTGGGACTCGAAAAGCGCCCGGCGCCTCCGCCTCCTGTTGGATCCGGCGGGGAACGAGGATCCCCCGGTGGCGCCGCGGGCCGGCGCCTGTGGGGAAGGGGCCCCGCCTCCTGGAGCGGACATTCTGGAGGCCGTCCGCGGCGGCTCCATCATGGCGGTCGTCTGGTTCCCCGACGGCCGGCGCTTTGCCGCGGCCGCCGCCAACGGCTGGGCCGCGATCTGGGACGCCGGGTCCGGCCGGGCGCTCTGTGCCTGGGAAGCGGACGCCACGGCCGTCGTGGTGATCGAGGTTTCACCCGACGGCCGGTGGCTGGCCACCGGCAGCTGCGAAACCGGCACCACCACGCTGCGCGTCTGGCGGATCGGGGAATCGTGGGCGGCACCACCCGTCGCGGCGTTTTCGAGCGACCGCATGATCGGCGGCGTCTTCTCGCTGGCGTTCTCTTCCGACAACCGCTTCCTGGCCTCGGGTGGATGGGGATTCTCCGGTTACAGCGCGCCCATGATCTACGACGTGAACACCGGGGAGCGGGTCAACACCCTGCCCTGGGACGCCAGCCGAGCCATCAGCTTTTCCCCGGACGGCCAGCGGCTGGCCACGGGGGACGAGTTCGGCAAGGTCAGCGTCTGGGATCTCGAACGGCGGGCCCGGCTGGTCGAGCAGGAGGCGCACGGCGGGATCGTCAGCCTCGTCCTGTTCTCGCCTGACGGGCGGTCGCTTCTGTCCGGCAGCTGCGACGGCGGCCTGAAAGTGTGGGACGCCGCCAGCGGCGAACTCCGGATCGAACAGGCGTACGACGGCCTGGTCCTGGACGGCCGGTTTGGGGGGGACGGCCGCAACGCGGCCGTCGTCACCGGCATCCGGGACGAGGAGCGCCCGCGGATCCATCACGTGAGATTCTGATCCGTCAGGTCCCGTCAGGTTGGGTCGGACGCGGACCATCTGTCCCGTCACCGTAGCACCAGGGGATGAGTGCCCGGATCGCCGCCGGATCGGCGATGACCGGCTCCATCTCGAACATGCCAAATTTGCCGGCAGCTGCCACCTCCGGCGCCCACGCCGGGTCGCCTAGGGCGACAATGGTTGCGCCGGTGCATTCGATGGGGAGGGCGGTGTACTTTTCGGCCGAAGCGCGATCCAGGTGGCAGGCGCAATCCGGATCGGCGGCGTTCGGCAACCGCAAGTCCACCGCCGGCAGACGGTACTTCTGAATCAAGGCGGCGATCTCGGGCGGCCATTGGGTGCGCCGGCGGCGTGGGGCGCCGCACGCTGTCAGCCGGTCGTCGATCCGCGGGATTGCGTCCCACGGATCGTCGGGCGGCAGCTCCAGGGGGTCAGCGGCCGCGAGCGTCCGGGCTGTCCCGTCGGCTTGGCGGCGCAAGGCGGCCGTGTTCAGGTGCCTCAGCACGGGCAGCAGCGGTTTCCCGGTTTCCCTGATCGCCTGGATGTCGCCGTGGAACCAGTGCGTGGCCCACCGTCCCCAGGCGGCGGGCGTGACGACCGCCAGCACCACTGCACACTCGGCCAGGCGCCGCTCGTTCTGCCCCGCCAGCGAGGGACCGTGGCAGCCGTCGCGCCAGCGGTACCAGGTGTGGAATCCGTGGATCTCCAGCCCCCGCGCCAGGGTCCGGGCCAGCTCCTCGCCGTCCGGGGCGTAGGTGATGAAGACGACGCTCATGGGCATCCTTCGGC encodes the following:
- a CDS encoding TIR domain-containing protein, whose amino-acid sequence is MSVVFITYAPDGEELARTLARGLEIHGFHTWYRWRDGCHGPSLAGQNERRLAECAVVLAVVTPAAWGRWATHWFHGDIQAIRETGKPLLPVLRHLNTAALRRQADGTARTLAAADPLELPPDDPWDAIPRIDDRLTACGAPRRRRTQWPPEIAALIQKYRLPAVDLRLPNAADPDCACHLDRASAEKYTALPIECTGATIVALGDPAWAPEVAAAGKFGMFEMEPVIADPAAIRALIPWCYGDGTDGPRPTQPDGT
- a CDS encoding flavin reductase family protein, which gives rise to MVSPGGPTAGAASGGIHVPAASADDGVTVNPAGADGSEKVSLGAKTAIIPTPVWVIGSYDKEGKPNLMTAAWVGICASTPPSVMVCLREATYSHGNIMGRKAFTVNIASESLARHAAYVGRVSGKSQDKFLKTGLTPVKSTRVDAPFVKEFPLVVECKVIRTVEVGSHTMFIGEIVDVKAAPSILSVEGVPDMGKLKPFVFSPGSSQFYGIGPSLGRVSELAKEEEK
- a CDS encoding protein-L-isoaspartate(D-aspartate) O-methyltransferase; translated protein: MKYLLLWTLLVAGAGLAVLLACRAPGAAGPNGAPATPPEPPDDDGFAALRRRMVDEQIRARGVCDARVLAAMLAVPRHRFVPEPYTAAAYEDGPLPIGSGQTISQPYIVAFMTEAIRPRPEHKVLEVGTGSGYQAAVLAGLVAEVYTIELLPELGQKAAALLAALPCPNVQCRIGDGYGGWPEAAPFDAIVVTAAAPQVPPRLVEQLKPGGVMIIPVGGTSAIQYLLRVTREPDGRTRTENLMPVRFVPLVPGK
- a CDS encoding WD40 repeat domain-containing protein, whose amino-acid sequence is MIAEGSDLIQAARFSPDGRRVLTGSVNGVLAEWDSKSARRLRLLLDPAGNEDPPVAPRAGACGEGAPPPGADILEAVRGGSIMAVVWFPDGRRFAAAAANGWAAIWDAGSGRALCAWEADATAVVVIEVSPDGRWLATGSCETGTTTLRVWRIGESWAAPPVAAFSSDRMIGGVFSLAFSSDNRFLASGGWGFSGYSAPMIYDVNTGERVNTLPWDASRAISFSPDGQRLATGDEFGKVSVWDLERRARLVEQEAHGGIVSLVLFSPDGRSLLSGSCDGGLKVWDAASGELRIEQAYDGLVLDGRFGGDGRNAAVVTGIRDEERPRIHHVRF